The Rhizobium sp. WSM4643 genome contains the following window.
AAAGCAGTTTGGACTGGCTCGGCTTGCCGGCGAAATCGATCCAGAGATCGCCGCCGACGACGGCGATGCGCTGTCCCTCCGTCATCAGCGGTTTCAGCGCCTCCACCTTCTTGGGGTCGACCGGCAGGCGCATCACCCGGACGATGACCTGGTCACCATTGCCGTCCTTGAAGGGATTGGTGCTGCAAAGCGCCATCCAGGTGCAGTCGCTGCGCACGATGATATCGACATGTTTGCCGAACTTTTCTTCAAACCCCTCCTCGAGGGCTACTTCGAGTTCGTGCGGCCGCATCTCGTCGGCCTCGAAGACGAGATTGCCTGTGGAAACCAGCGTGCGCGGCTCGCGATAACCGAGCTCTTCGGCAAGTGCGCGCAAATCCTGCATGACGACGCGGCGGTCGGGCGCCAGGACAATGCTGTGCAGAAGGGCGATGAAGGTGCTCATGGCTGCCAGAACTCCTCTGCGCCGTCGGGCAAGGTCTTCAGCACTCTGTCGAATGCGGCGGCGTCGACATGTTTTCGCAGAGCCATCGCCACGTCTCGGATGGCTGTGTCGGGAGCAAAATTATGGTCACCGCGCAGTGACTGCACCTCCCGCGTCATCGCCGCGCGATCCTCGAAGGACCGTTTGGCCTCGTCGGGATTCCAGTCGGCGACGAAGATCGCACGCAGCACCGGCGGCAGCACATCGGCGAACCGGAGCGCGTCTGCCACATCGAGGCGGCAGCGGAACGTCTGAAAGACCCCTTGGGTCATGGTGTAGACCACATTGCGGCTGTCGATCAGCGTATCGGCTCTGATATCCTCGAGATAAGCGTCAAAGTCTTCCGATGCACGCCTGTATCGGCCGGGCATCGTCATGGCGGTCAGCCTCTCTTGCGTCCGAGGGCGAGATAACGCCACGGCGTCCACCAGCGGAAGCTGTCGCCGAGCATCTCCGGCACCTGATCGAGGCCGCTGGTGCCACCCGGGCCGCAGCGGCCGACGCGAAACAGCGTCATCCAGCCGCCGGCCCAAAGGCCGTGGCGGGCGATCGACTCGTAGCCATATTCGGAGCAGGTCGGGATATGGCGGCAGGAATTGCCGATGAAGCCGGACAGCGTCAGCTGGTAGAGGCGGATGAGCCCCATGCCGAGCAGACGGTCGGGGGTCTTGCGGAACGGACCGGCATAGTTGCGGGAGGTGCGTGCGGCCTTTTCACGCGGCTTTTTGCGTCCGGCGGCGCCGCCGTCATCCTCATCGTCAGCCTGCGGGGCGCAGAACTCGCACATCTCGGTTATGCCTCGACAACTTCTGCCCGTTTCGCCTCAATCTGCCCGATCGCGTCGACGACGGCATCGAAGGTCAGCATCGTCGAGGCATGGCGGGCCCTGTAGTCCCGCACCGGCAGCAGATAGCGCATGTCTTCGAACCGTCCCTGAGGCCCCGCCCCGTCCGCCTTCAACATGGCAAGCATGTCTTGGCGCGCCTGGCGCAATTCGTCCGATGTGGCGCCGACGACATGGCGGGCCATGATCGAGGACGAGGCCTGTCCTAGCGCGCAGGCCTTCACCTCATGGGCAAAGCCGGTCACGGTATCCCCGTCCATCTTCAGCCAGATATGCACCTTCGAGCCGCAGAGCTTGGAATAGGCCTGGGCGGTCGCATCGGCATCATCAAGCGTGCCGGTCAACGGAATATTGCCGGCGAATTCGAGGATTTTGCTGTTATAGATGTCGTCCA
Protein-coding sequences here:
- a CDS encoding DUF1697 domain-containing protein, translated to MSTFIALLHSIVLAPDRRVVMQDLRALAEELGYREPRTLVSTGNLVFEADEMRPHELEVALEEGFEEKFGKHVDIIVRSDCTWMALCSTNPFKDGNGDQVIVRVMRLPVDPKKVEALKPLMTEGQRIAVVGGDLWIDFAGKPSQSKLLSALTTKRLGVGTMRNWNTVRGLTEMIM
- a CDS encoding DUF2267 domain-containing protein; this encodes MTMPGRYRRASEDFDAYLEDIRADTLIDSRNVVYTMTQGVFQTFRCRLDVADALRFADVLPPVLRAIFVADWNPDEAKRSFEDRAAMTREVQSLRGDHNFAPDTAIRDVAMALRKHVDAAAFDRVLKTLPDGAEEFWQP
- the yidD gene encoding membrane protein insertion efficiency factor YidD, which gives rise to MCEFCAPQADDEDDGGAAGRKKPREKAARTSRNYAGPFRKTPDRLLGMGLIRLYQLTLSGFIGNSCRHIPTCSEYGYESIARHGLWAGGWMTLFRVGRCGPGGTSGLDQVPEMLGDSFRWWTPWRYLALGRKRG
- a CDS encoding iron-sulfur cluster assembly scaffold protein, with amino-acid sequence MDDIYNSKILEFAGNIPLTGTLDDADATAQAYSKLCGSKVHIWLKMDGDTVTGFAHEVKACALGQASSSIMARHVVGATSDELRQARQDMLAMLKADGAGPQGRFEDMRYLLPVRDYRARHASTMLTFDAVVDAIGQIEAKRAEVVEA